From a region of the Castanea sativa cultivar Marrone di Chiusa Pesio chromosome 10, ASM4071231v1 genome:
- the LOC142613302 gene encoding uncharacterized protein LOC142613302 isoform X4, with protein MESPKPQPQNLDEYSAATTVINFDRPIPLLRGPIRRPSPSSGPYVLAFRDLQTWFSALKSSESQILDQCVTGARIGCALTASNKCKPPWWRSLIGPKQTDLKAREQCEAREMEACFVTAKEKCVAFAAEKCATPFRDAWIATRVNPKVARRLIGWASVPERCTWINLIGLDLGDREFGETNCYKASELLGSNTDFGSDRFKGIQRVGLIVVHGP; from the coding sequence atggaatctCCAAAACCACAACCGCAAAATCTAGACGAATATTCAGCCGCCACAACCGTTATCAACTTCGACCGTCCCATTCCCTTGCTCCGTGGGCCCATCCGCCGGCCCAGTCCATCATCAGGCCCATATGTACTCGCATTCCGAGACCTCCAAACCTGGTTCTCCGCTCTCAAATCCTCCGAGTCCCAAATCCTCGACCAGTGCGTCACCGGAGCTAGAATCGGCTGCGCGCTCACCGCCTCCAACAAATGTAAACCTCCCTGGTGGCGATCCCTCATTGGTCCGAAACAAACCGACTTGAAAGCGCGAGAGCAGTGCGAGGCGCGCGAGATGGAAGCTTGCTTTGTTACGGCGAAAGAGAAGTGCGTCGCGTTTGCTGCGGAGAAGTGCGCGACGCCGTTTCGGGACGCGTGGATTGCAACGCGCGTGAATCCAAAGGTTGCCAGGAGGTTGATTGGTTGGGCATCGGTGCCGGAGAGGTGTACGTGGATTAATTTGATTGGTCTGGATTTGGGAGATCGTGAATTCGGCGAAACGAATTGTTATAAGGCTAGCGAATTGCTTGGCTCTAACACCGATTTTGGATCTGATCGCTTCAAAG
- the LOC142613302 gene encoding uncharacterized protein LOC142613302 isoform X3 yields MESPKPQPQNLDEYSAATTVINFDRPIPLLRGPIRRPSPSSGPYVLAFRDLQTWFSALKSSESQILDQCVTGARIGCALTASNKCKPPWWRSLIGPKQTDLKAREQCEAREMEACFVTAKEKCVAFAAEKCATPFRDAWIATRVNPKVARRLIGWASVPERCTWINLIGLDLGDREFGETNCYKASELLGSNTDFGSDRFKGILMKAVVNLATIGGH; encoded by the coding sequence atggaatctCCAAAACCACAACCGCAAAATCTAGACGAATATTCAGCCGCCACAACCGTTATCAACTTCGACCGTCCCATTCCCTTGCTCCGTGGGCCCATCCGCCGGCCCAGTCCATCATCAGGCCCATATGTACTCGCATTCCGAGACCTCCAAACCTGGTTCTCCGCTCTCAAATCCTCCGAGTCCCAAATCCTCGACCAGTGCGTCACCGGAGCTAGAATCGGCTGCGCGCTCACCGCCTCCAACAAATGTAAACCTCCCTGGTGGCGATCCCTCATTGGTCCGAAACAAACCGACTTGAAAGCGCGAGAGCAGTGCGAGGCGCGCGAGATGGAAGCTTGCTTTGTTACGGCGAAAGAGAAGTGCGTCGCGTTTGCTGCGGAGAAGTGCGCGACGCCGTTTCGGGACGCGTGGATTGCAACGCGCGTGAATCCAAAGGTTGCCAGGAGGTTGATTGGTTGGGCATCGGTGCCGGAGAGGTGTACGTGGATTAATTTGATTGGTCTGGATTTGGGAGATCGTGAATTCGGCGAAACGAATTGTTATAAGGCTAGCGAATTGCTTGGCTCTAACACCGATTTTGGATCTGATCGCTTCAAAG
- the LOC142613302 gene encoding uncharacterized protein LOC142613302 isoform X8, whose protein sequence is MESPKPQPQNLDEYSAATTVINFDRPIPLLRGPIRRPSPSSGPYVLAFRDLQTWFSALKSSESQILDQCVTGARIGCALTASNKCKPPWWRSLIGPKQTDLKAREQCEAREMEACFVTAKEKCVAFAAEKCATPFRDAWIATRVNPKVARRLIGWASVPERCTWINLIGLDLGDREFGETNCYKASELLGSNTDFGSDRFKE, encoded by the coding sequence atggaatctCCAAAACCACAACCGCAAAATCTAGACGAATATTCAGCCGCCACAACCGTTATCAACTTCGACCGTCCCATTCCCTTGCTCCGTGGGCCCATCCGCCGGCCCAGTCCATCATCAGGCCCATATGTACTCGCATTCCGAGACCTCCAAACCTGGTTCTCCGCTCTCAAATCCTCCGAGTCCCAAATCCTCGACCAGTGCGTCACCGGAGCTAGAATCGGCTGCGCGCTCACCGCCTCCAACAAATGTAAACCTCCCTGGTGGCGATCCCTCATTGGTCCGAAACAAACCGACTTGAAAGCGCGAGAGCAGTGCGAGGCGCGCGAGATGGAAGCTTGCTTTGTTACGGCGAAAGAGAAGTGCGTCGCGTTTGCTGCGGAGAAGTGCGCGACGCCGTTTCGGGACGCGTGGATTGCAACGCGCGTGAATCCAAAGGTTGCCAGGAGGTTGATTGGTTGGGCATCGGTGCCGGAGAGGTGTACGTGGATTAATTTGATTGGTCTGGATTTGGGAGATCGTGAATTCGGCGAAACGAATTGTTATAAGGCTAGCGAATTGCTTGGCTCTAACACCGATTTTGGATCTGATCGCTTCAAAG
- the LOC142613302 gene encoding uncharacterized protein LOC142613302 isoform X7, protein MESPKPQPQNLDEYSAATTVINFDRPIPLLRGPIRRPSPSSGPYVLAFRDLQTWFSALKSSESQILDQCVTGARIGCALTASNKCKPPWWRSLIGPKQTDLKAREQCEAREMEACFVTAKEKCVAFAAEKCATPFRDAWIATRVNPKVARRLIGWASVPERCTWINLIGLDLGDREFGETNCYKASELLGSNTDFGSDRFKGSCL, encoded by the exons atggaatctCCAAAACCACAACCGCAAAATCTAGACGAATATTCAGCCGCCACAACCGTTATCAACTTCGACCGTCCCATTCCCTTGCTCCGTGGGCCCATCCGCCGGCCCAGTCCATCATCAGGCCCATATGTACTCGCATTCCGAGACCTCCAAACCTGGTTCTCCGCTCTCAAATCCTCCGAGTCCCAAATCCTCGACCAGTGCGTCACCGGAGCTAGAATCGGCTGCGCGCTCACCGCCTCCAACAAATGTAAACCTCCCTGGTGGCGATCCCTCATTGGTCCGAAACAAACCGACTTGAAAGCGCGAGAGCAGTGCGAGGCGCGCGAGATGGAAGCTTGCTTTGTTACGGCGAAAGAGAAGTGCGTCGCGTTTGCTGCGGAGAAGTGCGCGACGCCGTTTCGGGACGCGTGGATTGCAACGCGCGTGAATCCAAAGGTTGCCAGGAGGTTGATTGGTTGGGCATCGGTGCCGGAGAGGTGTACGTGGATTAATTTGATTGGTCTGGATTTGGGAGATCGTGAATTCGGCGAAACGAATTGTTATAAGGCTAGCGAATTGCTTGGCTCTAACACCGATTTTGGATCTGATCGCTTCAAAG GGTCTTGCTTGTAA
- the LOC142613302 gene encoding uncharacterized protein LOC142613302 isoform X5 has protein sequence MESPKPQPQNLDEYSAATTVINFDRPIPLLRGPIRRPSPSSGPYVLAFRDLQTWFSALKSSESQILDQCVTGARIGCALTASNKCKPPWWRSLIGPKQTDLKAREQCEAREMEACFVTAKEKCVAFAAEKCATPFRDAWIATRVNPKVARRLIGWASVPERCTWINLIGLDLGDREFGETNCYKASELLGSNTDFGSDRFKVTHASSGT, from the coding sequence atggaatctCCAAAACCACAACCGCAAAATCTAGACGAATATTCAGCCGCCACAACCGTTATCAACTTCGACCGTCCCATTCCCTTGCTCCGTGGGCCCATCCGCCGGCCCAGTCCATCATCAGGCCCATATGTACTCGCATTCCGAGACCTCCAAACCTGGTTCTCCGCTCTCAAATCCTCCGAGTCCCAAATCCTCGACCAGTGCGTCACCGGAGCTAGAATCGGCTGCGCGCTCACCGCCTCCAACAAATGTAAACCTCCCTGGTGGCGATCCCTCATTGGTCCGAAACAAACCGACTTGAAAGCGCGAGAGCAGTGCGAGGCGCGCGAGATGGAAGCTTGCTTTGTTACGGCGAAAGAGAAGTGCGTCGCGTTTGCTGCGGAGAAGTGCGCGACGCCGTTTCGGGACGCGTGGATTGCAACGCGCGTGAATCCAAAGGTTGCCAGGAGGTTGATTGGTTGGGCATCGGTGCCGGAGAGGTGTACGTGGATTAATTTGATTGGTCTGGATTTGGGAGATCGTGAATTCGGCGAAACGAATTGTTATAAGGCTAGCGAATTGCTTGGCTCTAACACCGATTTTGGATCTGATCGCTTCAAAG
- the LOC142613302 gene encoding uncharacterized protein LOC142613302 isoform X6, whose amino-acid sequence MESPKPQPQNLDEYSAATTVINFDRPIPLLRGPIRRPSPSSGPYVLAFRDLQTWFSALKSSESQILDQCVTGARIGCALTASNKCKPPWWRSLIGPKQTDLKAREQCEAREMEACFVTAKEKCVAFAAEKCATPFRDAWIATRVNPKVARRLIGWASVPERCTWINLIGLDLGDREFGETNCYKASELLGSNTDFGSDRFKGARKLQ is encoded by the coding sequence atggaatctCCAAAACCACAACCGCAAAATCTAGACGAATATTCAGCCGCCACAACCGTTATCAACTTCGACCGTCCCATTCCCTTGCTCCGTGGGCCCATCCGCCGGCCCAGTCCATCATCAGGCCCATATGTACTCGCATTCCGAGACCTCCAAACCTGGTTCTCCGCTCTCAAATCCTCCGAGTCCCAAATCCTCGACCAGTGCGTCACCGGAGCTAGAATCGGCTGCGCGCTCACCGCCTCCAACAAATGTAAACCTCCCTGGTGGCGATCCCTCATTGGTCCGAAACAAACCGACTTGAAAGCGCGAGAGCAGTGCGAGGCGCGCGAGATGGAAGCTTGCTTTGTTACGGCGAAAGAGAAGTGCGTCGCGTTTGCTGCGGAGAAGTGCGCGACGCCGTTTCGGGACGCGTGGATTGCAACGCGCGTGAATCCAAAGGTTGCCAGGAGGTTGATTGGTTGGGCATCGGTGCCGGAGAGGTGTACGTGGATTAATTTGATTGGTCTGGATTTGGGAGATCGTGAATTCGGCGAAACGAATTGTTATAAGGCTAGCGAATTGCTTGGCTCTAACACCGATTTTGGATCTGATCGCTTCAAAG